In Acidimicrobiales bacterium, one DNA window encodes the following:
- a CDS encoding superoxide dismutase has product MAFSLPDLPYDLDALAPHMSRETLEFHHGKHHKAYVDKLNELIAGTEHENASLEEIVKASDGPLFNQAGQHWNHSFFWECMSPDGGGEPTGELADRIGSAFGGYAAFREEFIAAGMGQFGSGWAWLADDGEGGLKVMKTPNADLPLNHDVRALLTVDVWEHAYYIDFRNKRPDFLNTYLDHLVNWEFVASNLG; this is encoded by the coding sequence ATGGCGTTCTCCCTCCCTGATCTCCCCTACGACCTCGACGCCCTCGCCCCCCACATGTCGCGCGAGACCCTCGAGTTCCACCACGGGAAGCACCACAAGGCCTACGTCGACAAGCTCAACGAGCTCATCGCCGGGACCGAGCACGAGAACGCATCCCTGGAGGAGATCGTCAAGGCCTCCGACGGCCCCCTGTTCAACCAGGCCGGCCAGCACTGGAACCACTCGTTCTTCTGGGAGTGCATGAGCCCCGACGGGGGGGGCGAGCCCACCGGTGAGCTGGCCGACCGGATCGGCTCGGCCTTCGGCGGCTACGCGGCCTTCCGCGAGGAGTTCATCGCCGCTGGCATGGGCCAGTTCGGCTCGGGCTGGGCCTGGCTGGCCGACGACGGCGAGGGCGGCCTGAAGGTCATGAAGACCCCCAACGCCGACCTGCCCCTCAACCACGACGTGCGGGCTCTGCTGACCGTCGACGTGTGGGAGCACGCCTACTACATCGACTTCCGCAACAAGCGGCCCGACTTCCTCAACACCTACCTGGACCACCTGGTGAACTGGGAGTTCGTCGCCTCCAACCTGGGCTGA
- a CDS encoding HAD-IB family hydrolase, with the protein MPSPSRAAAFFDLDRTLLKGASGPVITQALRAAGVVSDRPVPGESLVYKVFDVVGETLPSMILTRQMARVATGWNREAVRQAGRVAAERLVDDVLPFARLLVDEHHAAGRPVVMATTSPFDLVEPLATALGFDDVIATRYGERDGAYDGTVDGHFVWGPGKLAAVRDWAAAHDVDLRASYAYSDSVYDVPLLSAVRHAVAVNPDPRLRVVAALRRWPSQHFDVPAGVPKLAGVEPQRAVQLLAQPRLFPWVRWDVDGLDHIPDRGPAIIVGNHRSYFDPLAIGFALARVGRPVRFLGKKEVFDAPVVGQIATALGGIRVDRGTGSDEPLRAAADALAAGELVALMPQGTIPRGRAFYDPELRGRWGAARLAALAKVPVIPVGLWGTERVWPRNARFPNVTAIADPPTVRIRVGPPVELKHRSPDADTKRIMAALVDLLPAAARRPHDPSPEELARALPPGASDDAAGPDRRPGRD; encoded by the coding sequence GTGCCCTCCCCCTCGCGCGCCGCGGCGTTCTTCGACCTCGACCGCACGCTGCTGAAGGGGGCCAGTGGCCCGGTCATCACCCAGGCCCTGCGGGCCGCGGGGGTGGTGTCCGACCGGCCCGTCCCCGGGGAGTCGCTGGTCTACAAGGTCTTCGACGTGGTCGGCGAGACCCTGCCCTCCATGATCCTGACCCGGCAGATGGCCCGGGTGGCCACCGGCTGGAACCGGGAGGCGGTGCGCCAGGCCGGGCGGGTGGCGGCCGAGCGACTGGTCGACGACGTGCTGCCCTTCGCCCGCCTCCTGGTCGACGAGCACCACGCCGCTGGCCGCCCGGTGGTCATGGCCACCACGTCGCCGTTCGACCTGGTCGAGCCCCTGGCCACGGCGTTGGGCTTCGACGACGTCATCGCCACCCGCTACGGCGAGCGCGACGGGGCCTACGACGGCACCGTCGACGGCCACTTCGTGTGGGGCCCGGGCAAGCTGGCCGCGGTGCGGGACTGGGCCGCGGCCCACGACGTCGACCTCCGGGCCAGCTACGCCTACTCCGACAGCGTCTACGACGTGCCCCTGCTCTCGGCCGTGCGCCACGCCGTGGCCGTCAACCCCGACCCCCGCCTGCGGGTGGTGGCGGCCCTGCGCCGCTGGCCCAGCCAGCACTTCGACGTCCCGGCCGGCGTGCCCAAGCTGGCCGGCGTGGAGCCCCAGCGGGCGGTGCAGCTCCTGGCCCAGCCCCGCCTGTTCCCGTGGGTCCGCTGGGACGTCGACGGCCTCGACCACATCCCGGACCGGGGGCCGGCCATCATCGTCGGCAACCACCGCAGCTACTTCGACCCGCTGGCCATCGGCTTCGCCCTGGCCCGGGTGGGCCGGCCGGTGCGCTTCCTGGGGAAGAAGGAGGTGTTCGACGCCCCGGTGGTGGGCCAGATCGCCACCGCCCTGGGCGGCATCCGGGTCGACCGGGGCACCGGCTCCGACGAGCCCCTGCGGGCCGCGGCCGACGCCCTGGCCGCCGGCGAGCTGGTGGCCCTCATGCCCCAGGGCACCATCCCCCGGGGCCGGGCCTTCTACGACCCCGAGCTGCGGGGCCGGTGGGGGGCGGCCCGCCTGGCCGCCCTGGCCAAGGTGCCGGTCATCCCCGTCGGCCTGTGGGGCACCGAGCGGGTGTGGCCCCGCAACGCACGGTTCCCCAACGTCACCGCCATCGCCGACCCGCCCACCGTCCGCATCCGGGTGGGGCCGCCGGTGGAGCTCAAGCACCGCAGCCCCGACGCCGACACCAAGCGGATCATGGCCGCCCTGGTCGACCTGCTCCCCGCCGCCGCCCGCCGGCCCCACGACCCCAGCCCCGAGGAGCTGGCCCGGGCCCTGCCCCCGGGCGCCTCGGACGACGCCGCCGGGCCCGACCGTCGCCCCGGGCGCGACTGA
- a CDS encoding LysR family transcriptional regulator, producing the protein MDLRQLAALAAVADHRSFSAAARALHTVQSNVSSHIANLERELGVALVDRATGDLTEQGRLVLDRARRVQAELDAVAADLAAHAGTVTGRVRLGMIGTVGAWLLPLLIPDLARSHPGIHLVVVDATTTSLIPQVVAGTLDVAVVNLPVTAPDLRAEPLFEEERVVLAPPGHPLARRRGARVPLAELARHPLLLEPPGTAFRDDLDSAAARVGVELTALAEIDGMRALAALAQEGFGAAVLPATAAPIPPPTGWRRLEVTGLGPRTVGLATSRRSRPTAPARAATAELRTLLAAEVPTRPGLRLLAPGEGDDGDAASTGADPPLPAG; encoded by the coding sequence ATGGACCTGCGCCAGCTCGCCGCCCTGGCGGCCGTGGCCGACCACCGGTCGTTCTCGGCCGCGGCCCGGGCCCTCCACACCGTGCAGTCCAACGTGTCCAGCCACATCGCCAACCTGGAGCGGGAGCTGGGGGTCGCCCTGGTCGACCGGGCCACCGGCGACCTGACCGAGCAGGGCCGCCTGGTGCTGGACCGGGCCCGGCGGGTGCAGGCCGAGCTGGACGCGGTGGCCGCCGACCTGGCCGCCCACGCCGGCACCGTCACCGGCCGGGTGCGGCTGGGGATGATCGGCACCGTCGGGGCCTGGCTCCTGCCCCTCCTCATCCCCGACCTGGCCCGCTCGCACCCCGGCATCCACCTGGTGGTGGTGGACGCCACCACCACCTCCCTCATCCCCCAGGTGGTGGCCGGCACCCTCGACGTCGCGGTGGTGAACCTGCCCGTCACCGCCCCCGACCTGCGGGCCGAGCCGCTGTTCGAGGAGGAGCGGGTGGTGCTGGCCCCGCCCGGCCACCCCCTGGCCCGCCGCCGGGGCGCCCGGGTCCCCCTGGCCGAGCTGGCCCGCCACCCCCTCCTGCTGGAGCCCCCGGGCACCGCCTTCCGCGACGACCTCGACTCGGCCGCGGCCCGGGTGGGGGTGGAGCTGACCGCCCTGGCCGAGATCGACGGCATGCGGGCCCTGGCCGCCCTGGCCCAGGAGGGCTTCGGGGCCGCGGTGCTGCCCGCCACCGCCGCCCCCATCCCGCCGCCGACGGGCTGGCGCCGCCTGGAGGTGACCGGCCTCGGGCCCCGCACCGTGGGCCTGGCCACCAGCCGGCGCAGCCGCCCCACCGCCCCGGCCCGGGCCGCCACCGCCGAGCTGCGCACCCTCCTGGCCGCCGAGGTGCCCACCCGCCCCGGCCTCCGCCTCCTGGCCCCCGGCGAGGGCGACGACGGCGACGCGGCGTCGACCGGGGCTGATCCCCCGCTCCCGGCGGGGTGA